A genomic window from Cotesia glomerata isolate CgM1 linkage group LG7, MPM_Cglom_v2.3, whole genome shotgun sequence includes:
- the LOC123268332 gene encoding SH3 domain-containing protein 19-like isoform X2 produces MAAHAHVRTEMPIPTRTAPKPPGNPIDQRNNTWSNNDPFGSLTIPQPIQKKKPPPRPPPPRIKKDNIQNNLNKQRKPTRPTELITNLFGIRSAKQPQIKSIYSHNRPSCTNGQSNNSSEGTVSLIDLSPPGSPTFTIRSSSDGVSIDSFGSDGNSNPSVLTSSSGNTSQNESAFEDDFDFFGSLSKHTIQHDPWKQNTPFDSLSQKKIINTSLTNGIKHVGESSFISYNNEQLFTPMSATNSVLTMPTIIRARPPKPPAPKLLTTTSLAPTVPNFNVPSSAPKVINSSCTFNENLTWPTSISATLSEGNFSPPMPSIPPPSPPPEYLAQIECPTTQKKSKPQGVALYDFEATQPGDLSLKEGDIVFLTKKINDEWLEGQIGNHIGMFPANFINITVPLNECSSDIVNALYTFNGETWEDLNFEEGAKIKVLSKISDDWLYGEYQGKKGQFPTNYIDRVPSYLPKYL; encoded by the exons ATGGCTGCTCACGCTCACGTTCGGACAG AAATGCCAATCCCAACAAGAACAGCACCTAAACCTCCTGGAAATCCAATTGATCAACGGAACAATACATGGAGTAACaa tgaTCCGTTCGGGTCTCTAACAATACCACAGccaattcaaaagaaaaagcCACCTCCTCGGCCGCCACCTCCTCGAATTAAGAAGgataatattcaaaataatttgaataaacaaAGAAAACCC acaaGACCAACGGAactcattacaaatttatttggaaTACGCTCAGCTAAGCAGCCACAaatcaaatcaatttattcgCATAATCGACCTTCATGTACAAATGGTCAATCAAATAATTCATCAGAAGGAACAGTGTCACTAATAGACTTAAGTCCGCCTGGTTCACCTACATTTACTATAAGATCCAGTAGCGATGGTGTTAGTATTGATAGTTTTGGAAGTGATGGAAATTCAAATCCATCGGTATTAACAAGTAGTAGTGGTAATACATCACAGAATGAAAGTGCCTTCGAAgatgattttgatttttttggtagTTTATCTAAACATACTATACAACATGATCCATGGAAACAAAATACACCTTTTGACTCtctttcacaaaaaaaaattatcaatacaaGTTTAACAAATGGAATTAAACATGTTGGTGAATCCTCGTTTATTTCTTATAACAACGAGCAATTATTTACACCAATGTCTGCAACAAATAGTGTTTTAACGATGCCAACAATTATTCGCGCTCGACCTCCGAAACCACCAGCGCCTAAATTGCTTACCACCACTAGTTTAGCGCCAACTGTTCCAAACTTTAATGTTCCTTCAAGTGCACCGAAGGTGATAAATAGCTCTTgtacttttaatgaaaatttaacgtGGCCTACTTCGATTAGCGCAACGCTATCAGAAGGGAATTTTTCACCACCTATGCCATCAATTCCACCACCATCACCGCCACCAGAGTATTTAGCACAAATAGAATGTCCGACC acacaaaaaaaatctaaaccaCAAGGTGTTGCTTTGTATGATTTTGAAGCAACTCAACCTGGAGATTTATCATTGAAAGAAGGTGATATTGtgtttttaactaaaaaaatcaatgatgAATGGCTGGAAGGTCAGATAGGGAATCATATTGGGATGTTCCCTgctaattttatcaatataacaGTACCATTAAATGAATGCTCATCTGATATTGTAAATGCGTTGTATACCTTTAATGGAGAAACCTGGGAAGACTTAAATTTTGAG GAAGGtgcaaaaattaaagttttatcgAAAATATCTGACGATTGGCTTTATGGTGAATATCAAGGTAAAAAAGGGCAGTTTCCAACGAATTATATCGATCGGGTTCCTAGTTACTTaccaaaatatttataa
- the LOC123268332 gene encoding SH3 domain-containing protein 19-like isoform X1 codes for MIRGLRSRHNEMPIPTRTAPKPPGNPIDQRNNTWSNNDPFGSLTIPQPIQKKKPPPRPPPPRIKKDNIQNNLNKQRKPTRPTELITNLFGIRSAKQPQIKSIYSHNRPSCTNGQSNNSSEGTVSLIDLSPPGSPTFTIRSSSDGVSIDSFGSDGNSNPSVLTSSSGNTSQNESAFEDDFDFFGSLSKHTIQHDPWKQNTPFDSLSQKKIINTSLTNGIKHVGESSFISYNNEQLFTPMSATNSVLTMPTIIRARPPKPPAPKLLTTTSLAPTVPNFNVPSSAPKVINSSCTFNENLTWPTSISATLSEGNFSPPMPSIPPPSPPPEYLAQIECPTTQKKSKPQGVALYDFEATQPGDLSLKEGDIVFLTKKINDEWLEGQIGNHIGMFPANFINITVPLNECSSDIVNALYTFNGETWEDLNFEEGAKIKVLSKISDDWLYGEYQGKKGQFPTNYIDRVPSYLPKYL; via the exons ATGATTCGAGGATTGCGATCAAGACATAATG AAATGCCAATCCCAACAAGAACAGCACCTAAACCTCCTGGAAATCCAATTGATCAACGGAACAATACATGGAGTAACaa tgaTCCGTTCGGGTCTCTAACAATACCACAGccaattcaaaagaaaaagcCACCTCCTCGGCCGCCACCTCCTCGAATTAAGAAGgataatattcaaaataatttgaataaacaaAGAAAACCC acaaGACCAACGGAactcattacaaatttatttggaaTACGCTCAGCTAAGCAGCCACAaatcaaatcaatttattcgCATAATCGACCTTCATGTACAAATGGTCAATCAAATAATTCATCAGAAGGAACAGTGTCACTAATAGACTTAAGTCCGCCTGGTTCACCTACATTTACTATAAGATCCAGTAGCGATGGTGTTAGTATTGATAGTTTTGGAAGTGATGGAAATTCAAATCCATCGGTATTAACAAGTAGTAGTGGTAATACATCACAGAATGAAAGTGCCTTCGAAgatgattttgatttttttggtagTTTATCTAAACATACTATACAACATGATCCATGGAAACAAAATACACCTTTTGACTCtctttcacaaaaaaaaattatcaatacaaGTTTAACAAATGGAATTAAACATGTTGGTGAATCCTCGTTTATTTCTTATAACAACGAGCAATTATTTACACCAATGTCTGCAACAAATAGTGTTTTAACGATGCCAACAATTATTCGCGCTCGACCTCCGAAACCACCAGCGCCTAAATTGCTTACCACCACTAGTTTAGCGCCAACTGTTCCAAACTTTAATGTTCCTTCAAGTGCACCGAAGGTGATAAATAGCTCTTgtacttttaatgaaaatttaacgtGGCCTACTTCGATTAGCGCAACGCTATCAGAAGGGAATTTTTCACCACCTATGCCATCAATTCCACCACCATCACCGCCACCAGAGTATTTAGCACAAATAGAATGTCCGACC acacaaaaaaaatctaaaccaCAAGGTGTTGCTTTGTATGATTTTGAAGCAACTCAACCTGGAGATTTATCATTGAAAGAAGGTGATATTGtgtttttaactaaaaaaatcaatgatgAATGGCTGGAAGGTCAGATAGGGAATCATATTGGGATGTTCCCTgctaattttatcaatataacaGTACCATTAAATGAATGCTCATCTGATATTGTAAATGCGTTGTATACCTTTAATGGAGAAACCTGGGAAGACTTAAATTTTGAG GAAGGtgcaaaaattaaagttttatcgAAAATATCTGACGATTGGCTTTATGGTGAATATCAAGGTAAAAAAGGGCAGTTTCCAACGAATTATATCGATCGGGTTCCTAGTTACTTaccaaaatatttataa
- the LOC123268332 gene encoding SH3 domain-containing protein 19-like isoform X3 produces MPIPTRTAPKPPGNPIDQRNNTWSNNDPFGSLTIPQPIQKKKPPPRPPPPRIKKDNIQNNLNKQRKPTRPTELITNLFGIRSAKQPQIKSIYSHNRPSCTNGQSNNSSEGTVSLIDLSPPGSPTFTIRSSSDGVSIDSFGSDGNSNPSVLTSSSGNTSQNESAFEDDFDFFGSLSKHTIQHDPWKQNTPFDSLSQKKIINTSLTNGIKHVGESSFISYNNEQLFTPMSATNSVLTMPTIIRARPPKPPAPKLLTTTSLAPTVPNFNVPSSAPKVINSSCTFNENLTWPTSISATLSEGNFSPPMPSIPPPSPPPEYLAQIECPTTQKKSKPQGVALYDFEATQPGDLSLKEGDIVFLTKKINDEWLEGQIGNHIGMFPANFINITVPLNECSSDIVNALYTFNGETWEDLNFEEGAKIKVLSKISDDWLYGEYQGKKGQFPTNYIDRVPSYLPKYL; encoded by the exons ATGCCAATCCCAACAAGAACAGCACCTAAACCTCCTGGAAATCCAATTGATCAACGGAACAATACATGGAGTAACaa tgaTCCGTTCGGGTCTCTAACAATACCACAGccaattcaaaagaaaaagcCACCTCCTCGGCCGCCACCTCCTCGAATTAAGAAGgataatattcaaaataatttgaataaacaaAGAAAACCC acaaGACCAACGGAactcattacaaatttatttggaaTACGCTCAGCTAAGCAGCCACAaatcaaatcaatttattcgCATAATCGACCTTCATGTACAAATGGTCAATCAAATAATTCATCAGAAGGAACAGTGTCACTAATAGACTTAAGTCCGCCTGGTTCACCTACATTTACTATAAGATCCAGTAGCGATGGTGTTAGTATTGATAGTTTTGGAAGTGATGGAAATTCAAATCCATCGGTATTAACAAGTAGTAGTGGTAATACATCACAGAATGAAAGTGCCTTCGAAgatgattttgatttttttggtagTTTATCTAAACATACTATACAACATGATCCATGGAAACAAAATACACCTTTTGACTCtctttcacaaaaaaaaattatcaatacaaGTTTAACAAATGGAATTAAACATGTTGGTGAATCCTCGTTTATTTCTTATAACAACGAGCAATTATTTACACCAATGTCTGCAACAAATAGTGTTTTAACGATGCCAACAATTATTCGCGCTCGACCTCCGAAACCACCAGCGCCTAAATTGCTTACCACCACTAGTTTAGCGCCAACTGTTCCAAACTTTAATGTTCCTTCAAGTGCACCGAAGGTGATAAATAGCTCTTgtacttttaatgaaaatttaacgtGGCCTACTTCGATTAGCGCAACGCTATCAGAAGGGAATTTTTCACCACCTATGCCATCAATTCCACCACCATCACCGCCACCAGAGTATTTAGCACAAATAGAATGTCCGACC acacaaaaaaaatctaaaccaCAAGGTGTTGCTTTGTATGATTTTGAAGCAACTCAACCTGGAGATTTATCATTGAAAGAAGGTGATATTGtgtttttaactaaaaaaatcaatgatgAATGGCTGGAAGGTCAGATAGGGAATCATATTGGGATGTTCCCTgctaattttatcaatataacaGTACCATTAAATGAATGCTCATCTGATATTGTAAATGCGTTGTATACCTTTAATGGAGAAACCTGGGAAGACTTAAATTTTGAG GAAGGtgcaaaaattaaagttttatcgAAAATATCTGACGATTGGCTTTATGGTGAATATCAAGGTAAAAAAGGGCAGTTTCCAACGAATTATATCGATCGGGTTCCTAGTTACTTaccaaaatatttataa
- the LOC123268341 gene encoding uncharacterized protein LOC123268341, whose product MIDNAFEVNKRIVAVMRLLGIGINGINLFCGLMDLACKFYDQTFAGCFTNLQIAAETICKLSMQQAINEEKELTLKEENSETNLTVSGDGTWKKRGHTSRFGVVTLAGKYSKKILDSCVKSTYCQSCVFWKKKKDSEPEAYEEWLSLHEEECDVNHKGSASKMEVDSVKDMFGPSISKYGVKYTRYIGDGDSATHKGLIDLNPYDIPVAKLECYLHVKKRMGTRCRNVKKTNKNLGGKSKTSQKLTVNLINKLQKYYGLAIMRNQDNVDEMYKAIWATFYHFCSTDKNPNHKIVQKALKVGALIAARKLKESLVHLNTITSHWIQKYKKL is encoded by the coding sequence ATGATTGATAACGCATTTGAAGTAAATAAACGTATTGTTGCTGTGATGCGTCTATTGGGCATCGGAATAAATGGGATAAATCTTTTCTGTGGATTAATGGATTTAGCATGCAAATTTTACGACCAAACTTTTGCGGGATGTTTTACGAATTTACAGATTGCAGCCGAAACCATTTGTAAGCTCAGTATGCAGCAAGCtataaatgaagaaaaagaGCTTACATTAAAGGAAGAAAATTCGGAGACAAATTTGACTGTTAGCGGCGACGGTACCTGGAAAAAACGTGGCCATACTTCCCGTTTTGGAGTAGTTACGCTGGCAGGAAAATACAGCAAGAAAATTCTTGATTCATGCGTAAAATCTACATATTGTCAGAGTTGTGttttttggaagaaaaaaaaagatagcGAACCTGAAGCTTATGAGGAATGGCTATCATTACACGAAGAAGAATGTGATGTCAATCATAAAGGATCTGCCTCAAAAATGGAAGTGGATAGTGTAAAAGACATGTTTGGTCCTTCCATTAGTAAATATGGTGTAAAATATACCCGCTATATTGGTGATGGTGATAGTGCTACCCACAAAGGACTTATAGATTTGAATCCTTATGATATTCCTGTTGCTAAATTGGAATGCTATCTACATGTGAAAAAAAGAATGGGAACACGTTGCCGAAATGTAAAGAAAACTAATAAGAATTTAGGAGGAAAAAGTAAAACATCACAAAAGTTaactgtaaatttaataaataaactccaAAAATATTATGGTCTGGCAATTATGAGGAATCAAGATAATGTAGATGAAATGTATAAAGCAATCTGGGCAACATTTTATCATTTCTGTTCAACTGACAAAAACCCAAATCATAAAATTGTCCAGAAGGCGCTGAAAGTTGGTGCGCTTATCGCCGCGCGGAAGCTGAAGGAATCACTAGTACATTTAAACACGATTACCTCCCACTGGATCCAGAAGTACAAAAAGCTATAA